The DNA window CATGAAGCCGCAGATCTGGCGGGCCAGCCGCTCATCGATGCCCGGCACCCGCTCATGCACGATGCGCAGCTCCTTGTCGAAGTTCGGGTAGTCCATCCAGAGGTACAGGCAGCGCCGGCGGAGAGCGTCGCTCAGCTCCCGGGTCCGGTTGCTGGTCAAGACGACGTACGGCACCTGCCGCGCGCGAATGGTGCCGATCTCCGGAATGCTGACCTGGAAGTCCGAGAGCACCTCGAGCAGGAACGCTTCGAACTCCTCGTCCGCGCGGTCGACCTCGTCGATCAACAAGACGGGAGCGCGATCCGCGGTGATCGCCTGCAGGAGCGGTCGCTTCAGGAGGAACGGCTCGCTGAAGATCAACGACTCCTTTTCCTCGACGGGGCGGCCGGTGGCTTCCTCGAGCTTGATCCGCAGCATCTGCCGCTGGTAGTTCCACTCGTACAGCGCCGTATGGACGTCGAGGCCCTCGTAGCACTGGAGGCGGATGAGCTCCGTCCCGATCGCCTGGGCCATCACCTTGGCCACCTCGGTCTTGCCCACGCCGGCCGCGCCTTCGATCAGGAGCGGCTTGTGGAGCACCACGCTCAGGTGCACCGACGTCGCCAGTTCTCGGTCGGCGATGTAGCCCTGCCGGGCCAGGATCTCGACGATCTGGGGGATGCCCCCGAACCCCTCCGGGTACCGCACCGCTTGTGTCACGCGCGCCCTCCACGACTGTCGGCCGCAAAGTACCGGCTCATGATAGCATAACGTGGCGCGGGCCCCAGGTCGTCCCGCGACCACGCCCGGGCGGCGGCGCGACCGGTCGGGCGCGGGGCTACGGGCGGTAGCGGGAGGCGAAGGCGACGCCTCGTCACCGCCCGCTCCCATCCGCCCGGGACCCGATCCCCGGCTCCGGTGCCGTCCCGATTGTTCGGCAGCGTGCGCGGGCAGATCATCAAGGAGAACGCCATGTGACCGCATAATCGCCGCGGGCGGTGAAGCGCGGCGAGACCCCGACGAGGTGGCCGCGATGGTGACGCAAACCCGGTACGGATTTGGAACCGCCGTGTCGCTGCCCTATTCCGAGGCGGTGGCGCGAACCCGGGACCTCCTGAAGGCGGAAGGCTTCGGCGTCCTGACCGAGATCGACGTGCAGAAGACGCTCAAGGAGAAACTCGGCGCAGACTTCCGAAAGTACGTCATCCTCGGCGCGTGCAATCCGCCGTTGGCGCATCGCGCCCTCCAGGCCGAGCCCGAAATCGGCCTGATCCTACCCTGCAACGTCATCGTCTACGAGGAGGGCGCCGGTTCCGTCGTCTCGGTGTTGGACCCCGTCGCCGCGTTGGGGATCGTCGGCAACGAAGCCCTGCGCCCGATCGCCGAAGACGCCGCGGCGCGGCTCCACCGGGTCATCGACAAACTGAGCGCAGCCTGATCTCGCGGCGCGCAGGGAATGTCTCTCGCCGGCGCGGAACGACACCGGCGGGCACCGGCATTGGACGCGGTGCAGTGCTCACATGACCGTGGTCG is part of the bacterium genome and encodes:
- a CDS encoding MoxR family ATPase, giving the protein MTQAVRYPEGFGGIPQIVEILARQGYIADRELATSVHLSVVLHKPLLIEGAAGVGKTEVAKVMAQAIGTELIRLQCYEGLDVHTALYEWNYQRQMLRIKLEEATGRPVEEKESLIFSEPFLLKRPLLQAITADRAPVLLIDEVDRADEEFEAFLLEVLSDFQVSIPEIGTIRARQVPYVVLTSNRTRELSDALRRRCLYLWMDYPNFDKELRIVHERVPGIDERLARQICGFMQLVRHAPLDKVPGVAETLDWSAALMALHRDHLDPQAITETLGCLCKDQEDLVRVRTQYLRPILDAVETAEASGDGWTPERTTSLAAQLPQR
- a CDS encoding DUF302 domain-containing protein; this encodes MVTQTRYGFGTAVSLPYSEAVARTRDLLKAEGFGVLTEIDVQKTLKEKLGADFRKYVILGACNPPLAHRALQAEPEIGLILPCNVIVYEEGAGSVVSVLDPVAALGIVGNEALRPIAEDAAARLHRVIDKLSAA